In the Azospirillum sp. TSA2s genome, TGCCCTGCTTGGTCGCCAGGATCGGCTGCCCCTGCGGCGTGCTGCCGGCCACCGTGCCGCGCAGGATGGGCGTGTCGGGCGGCAGCGCCGCCTCGTCGGGCGAAGGTTGGGACAGTGGAGTTGATTGCCCGGCGGATTGCTGGCCCGGCTGGTTCCCCGCCTGCCCGTTGCGTCCGCCCGCCTCCGGATCGCCGGGCGGGCGCGGCTGTTGCGGCGGCGGGGTGACAGTCAGGATCTTCAGCGCCACCGTGGCGCCGCGCGGCAGGTCGGGCGGTTCGGGATTGCTGGCGGTCTCGCCGGGCTGGTTCGGCATCGTCGGCGTTTCGGCGCCGGGATGGGCCGCGTCGCCGCCCAGTTGGACCGGCGTGCCGAAGGTGGCGCTGCCGCCGCCCATCGTCGGGGCGGGTGTCGGTGAACCGGCCAGCGGCGCGGCAGGGGTTCCGGCAGCCGGAGCCTCGGGCTTCGCCGGGCCGGGCGTCCCTGGAGCCGGCGTGGCGGGCGTGCCCTGCGACGGCGTCGCGGCGGGAGCCAATGGCTTGGCGCCCGACCCGCCGGCCAGCACCAGCGCCGGCACGACGGTGCCCGGCAGCAGCGGCGGCAGGTTGGTCGGGACGGTCGCGCCTGTCGGGGTGGGCAGCAGGACGGCGGGCGCCGCGCCGCTTCCGCCTGCCGGGGTCGGTGCCGTCCCGCCGGTCTGCGGCGCGGCCGGACTGCCCAAGGTGGGACTGCCTGAGGCCGGATTTCCCAGGGATTGCAGCAGGATCAGCGCCGTCGGCTTGGCCGGCAGGGCGGTGGCGGAGGAACCCGTGTTGCCCGGTGTGATCTGCACCGTGACCTGCTTGTCCGGCGGCAGCTCCGCCGCGCTGTCGAGCAGCAGTTCGCCAGCCGCCGTGCGCACGCGGGTCAGGCCTTCCGGAGTCTGGCCGGCGACGGTGCCGGTCAGCACCACCGGGCGCGTGACCTCCGGCAGCCGTTCGGGAAGCTGGACGACCGTGGCCTCGGCCGTGACGGGGGTGGGCGCGGCGGGGGCTGCCGCGGCGGTGGCGGCGGCAGGCGTGACCGACGGTGGGATCGCCCCGCCCATTTTTGCCGTTACTCCCGGCCGTTACTTGGCGCTGGCGAGCAGCCGCTGCACGATCGCCTCGACGTCGCGGGCCGCGTCGCTGGAGGGCGAGCGGGTCAGCAGTGGGGTCTGGTTGCGGATGGCGTCGCGCACCTTCAGGTCGCGGCGGATGATGCCCGCCAGCGCCGGCTTGTATTTCAGGAAGTTCTGGCAGGCCTTCAGGATGGTGCCGTAGGTGCGCTCGCCGTCCTTCACGCTCTGCGCCATGTTCACCACGATCCGCAGGTCGGCCCACGGGTTGGTGGCGTGGGTCAGCTTGATGAAGGCATAGGCGTCGGTCAGCGAGGTCGGCTCGTCCGTCGTCACCACCAGCGTGGTGCCGGCCGGGCCGGACAGGGTGCGCACCGTGCGGTCGACGCCGGCGCCCATGTCCATCACCACCCGGTCATAACTCTTCGCCAGTTCCAGCAAATCGTTGCGCAGGCCCGACAGCCGCTGGCTCGGCAGCTGCGCCAGCGTGCCGGATCCCGACCGGCCGGCGATGATGTCGAATCCGGTGTCGGGGAAGCGCTGAGCCGCCTTGGCCAGCGTCACCTCGCCGTTGATGACGGCACCCAAATCGTTCTTGGGCGAGAAGCCCAGCTGGATGTCGACGTTGGCAAGGCCCAGATCGCCGTCGAACAGCAGCGTGTTCATGCCTGCCTTGGTCAGGGCGTGGCTCAGCGTGATGGAGAACCACGTCTTGCCGACGCCGCCCTTTCCGCTGGCCACGGCGATGACGTTGGCGCCGCGCAGCGGGCGAACGTTCTTGAGGGCGGCCGGGAACACCGGATCGGTCATGGCAGGGTCCTCGACGAGGGGGAACTGGCGGCCTTAGCCTTGGTTGCGGGTTTTGCAGATGCGGGTTT is a window encoding:
- a CDS encoding MinD/ParA family protein, with protein sequence MTDPVFPAALKNVRPLRGANVIAVASGKGGVGKTWFSITLSHALTKAGMNTLLFDGDLGLANVDIQLGFSPKNDLGAVINGEVTLAKAAQRFPDTGFDIIAGRSGSGTLAQLPSQRLSGLRNDLLELAKSYDRVVMDMGAGVDRTVRTLSGPAGTTLVVTTDEPTSLTDAYAFIKLTHATNPWADLRIVVNMAQSVKDGERTYGTILKACQNFLKYKPALAGIIRRDLKVRDAIRNQTPLLTRSPSSDAARDVEAIVQRLLASAK